The Montipora capricornis isolate CH-2021 chromosome 3, ASM3666992v2, whole genome shotgun sequence genome window below encodes:
- the LOC138043974 gene encoding carbohydrate sulfotransferase 3-like isoform X2 translates to MLAARRLAILVFCTVSTLCLLFFTKRSVYEPRLWMNLPQYRNGLTAKSSHENRLEGKNRSLEMITSQFEKDDRIQQGRIGLKEEDRGRLQRQTLTPRQNLLIVSPGRGGSSFLGSMFNNNPNVMYCYEPLFAVASKFKFKQNLVRPRVEPMRYLDNSLKVIDSFLRCDFRNIDKLTMRNFKNSRFHLDHSEALTKENLPEVSKSSLEGACYSYNHTVLKILSDRLPHESILSLKDLFEQESYDVKMLHLIRDPRAVVYSRVTLGWLNTSDAQFVENVRRICDPILQNLRLGLISPPPWLKNRFKVIRYEDLFFDTDYAARELHRYAGLDWSARVDQWITSLATSPREGGPYSLYKNASASLNGWKKGPAPLTRAVEYICSDLINFAGYDR, encoded by the coding sequence ATGCTAGCTGCTCGTCGCCTTGCTATTCTTGTTTTTTGTACTGTCTCCACTTtgtgtttgttatttttcactAAACGATCCGTCTACGAACCACGTTTGTGGATGAACTTGCCTCAGTACAGAAATGGTTTAACAGCAAAAAGCAGCCACGAAAATAGACTTGAGGGGAAGAATAGATCCCTGGAAATGATTACATCTCAGTTTGAAAAAGATGACAGAATCCAGCAAGGCAGGATTGGCCTCAAAGAGGAAGACAGAGGCCGACTGCAACGACAAACCTTAACtccacgacaaaatcttctaaTAGTAAGTCCTGGAAGAGGGGGCTCTTCTTTCCTCGGATCAATGTTTAATAATAATCCAAACGTGATGTATTGCTATGAACCGTTGTTTGCCGTTGCAAGCAAGttcaaatttaaacaaaatttggTGCGTCCACGGGTGGAGCCGATGAGATATCTAGACAACAGTCTCAAAGTAATTGATAGTTTCCTTCGGTGTGATTTTCGTAACATCGATAAGCTAACAATGCGGAATTTTAAAAACAGCCGCTTTCACCTTGACCACAGCGAAGCGCTGACGAAAGAGAATTTGCCAGAAGTGTCGAAAAGCTCGCTTGAAGGGGCATGTTATAGTTATAACCATACCGTGTTGAAGATTTTATCGGATCGATTGCCCCATGAAAGCATACTCTCTTTGAAGGATCTCTTCGAACAGGAAAGCTATGACGTCAAAATGCTCCACCTCATACGGGATCCAAGAGCAGTTGTGTACTCCAGAGTAACATTAGGCTGGTTAAACACTTCAGATGCACAGTTCGTTGAAAATGTCCGAAGAATTTGTGACCCAATACTGCAAAATTTACGGCTTGGTCTGATATCACCCCCACCATGGCTTAAGAATCGATTTAAAGTAATTCGTTACGAAGACCTTTTCTTCGATACGGACTATGCGGCACGAGAACTGCATAGATATGCGGGATTGGATTGGTCAGCAAGAGTTGATCAATGGATAACTTCTCTTGCTACAAGTCCAAGGGAAGGAGGCCCTTATTCTCTATATAAAAATGCCTCGGCCTCTCTAAACGGGTGGAAAAAGGGACCAGCGCCCTTAACAAGAGCAGTGGAGTACATTTGCAGTGATCTCATTAATTTTGCTGGCTACGACAGGTAG
- the LOC138043974 gene encoding carbohydrate sulfotransferase 3-like isoform X1 → MDRMNEFLAQLLRTGGTLYLRLLHCSIMLAARRLAILVFCTVSTLCLLFFTKRSVYEPRLWMNLPQYRNGLTAKSSHENRLEGKNRSLEMITSQFEKDDRIQQGRIGLKEEDRGRLQRQTLTPRQNLLIVSPGRGGSSFLGSMFNNNPNVMYCYEPLFAVASKFKFKQNLVRPRVEPMRYLDNSLKVIDSFLRCDFRNIDKLTMRNFKNSRFHLDHSEALTKENLPEVSKSSLEGACYSYNHTVLKILSDRLPHESILSLKDLFEQESYDVKMLHLIRDPRAVVYSRVTLGWLNTSDAQFVENVRRICDPILQNLRLGLISPPPWLKNRFKVIRYEDLFFDTDYAARELHRYAGLDWSARVDQWITSLATSPREGGPYSLYKNASASLNGWKKGPAPLTRAVEYICSDLINFAGYDR, encoded by the exons ATGGACAGGATGAACGAATTCCTCGCTCAGTTGCTGCGAACAGGTGGAACTTTATATTTACGGCTGTTAC ATTGCTCGATCATGCTAGCTGCTCGTCGCCTTGCTATTCTTGTTTTTTGTACTGTCTCCACTTtgtgtttgttatttttcactAAACGATCCGTCTACGAACCACGTTTGTGGATGAACTTGCCTCAGTACAGAAATGGTTTAACAGCAAAAAGCAGCCACGAAAATAGACTTGAGGGGAAGAATAGATCCCTGGAAATGATTACATCTCAGTTTGAAAAAGATGACAGAATCCAGCAAGGCAGGATTGGCCTCAAAGAGGAAGACAGAGGCCGACTGCAACGACAAACCTTAACtccacgacaaaatcttctaaTAGTAAGTCCTGGAAGAGGGGGCTCTTCTTTCCTCGGATCAATGTTTAATAATAATCCAAACGTGATGTATTGCTATGAACCGTTGTTTGCCGTTGCAAGCAAGttcaaatttaaacaaaatttggTGCGTCCACGGGTGGAGCCGATGAGATATCTAGACAACAGTCTCAAAGTAATTGATAGTTTCCTTCGGTGTGATTTTCGTAACATCGATAAGCTAACAATGCGGAATTTTAAAAACAGCCGCTTTCACCTTGACCACAGCGAAGCGCTGACGAAAGAGAATTTGCCAGAAGTGTCGAAAAGCTCGCTTGAAGGGGCATGTTATAGTTATAACCATACCGTGTTGAAGATTTTATCGGATCGATTGCCCCATGAAAGCATACTCTCTTTGAAGGATCTCTTCGAACAGGAAAGCTATGACGTCAAAATGCTCCACCTCATACGGGATCCAAGAGCAGTTGTGTACTCCAGAGTAACATTAGGCTGGTTAAACACTTCAGATGCACAGTTCGTTGAAAATGTCCGAAGAATTTGTGACCCAATACTGCAAAATTTACGGCTTGGTCTGATATCACCCCCACCATGGCTTAAGAATCGATTTAAAGTAATTCGTTACGAAGACCTTTTCTTCGATACGGACTATGCGGCACGAGAACTGCATAGATATGCGGGATTGGATTGGTCAGCAAGAGTTGATCAATGGATAACTTCTCTTGCTACAAGTCCAAGGGAAGGAGGCCCTTATTCTCTATATAAAAATGCCTCGGCCTCTCTAAACGGGTGGAAAAAGGGACCAGCGCCCTTAACAAGAGCAGTGGAGTACATTTGCAGTGATCTCATTAATTTTGCTGGCTACGACAGGTAG